NNNNNNNNNNNNNNNNNNNNNNNNNNNNNNNNNNNNNNNNNNNNNNNNNNNNNNNNNNNNNNNNNNNNNNNNNNNNNNNNNNNNNNNNNNNNNNNNNNNNNNNNNNNNNNNNNNNNNNNNNNNNNNNNNNNNNNNNNNNNNNNNNNNNNNNNNNNNNNNNNNNNNNNNNNNNNNNNNNNNNNNNNNNNNNNNNNNNNNNNNNNNNNNNNNNNNNNNNNNNNNNNNNNNNNNNNNNNNNNNNNNNNNNNNNNNNNNNNNNNNNNNNNNNNNNNNNNNNNNNNNNNNNNNNNNNNNNNNNNNNNNNNNNNNNNNNNNNNNNNNNNNNNNNNNNNNNNNNNNNNNNNNNNNNNNNNNNNNNNNNNNNNNNNNNNNNNNNNNNNNNNNNNNNNNNNNNNNNNNNNNNNNNNNNNNNNNNNNNNNNNNNNNNNNNNNNNNNNNNNNNNNNNNNNNNNNNNNNNNNNNNNNNNNNNNNNNNNNNNNNNNNNNNNNNNNNNNNNNNNNNNNNNNNNNNNNNNNNNNNNNNNNNNNNNNNNNNNNNNNNNNNNNNNNNNNNNNNNNNNNNNNNNNNNNNNNNNNNNNNNNNNNNNNNNNNNNNNNNNNNNNNNNNNNNNNNNNNNNNNNNNNNNNNNNNNNNNNNNNNNNNNNNNNNNNNNNNNNNNNNNNNNNNNNNNNNNNNNNNNNNNNNNNNNNNNNNNNNNNNNNNNNNNNNNNNNNNNNNNNNNNNNNNNNNNNNNNNNNNNNNNNNNNNNNNNNNNNNNNNNNNNNNNNNNNNNNNNNNNNNNNNNNNNNNNNNNNNNNNNNNNNNNNNNNNNNNNNNNNNNNNNNNNNNNNNNNNNNNNNNNNNNNNNNNNNNNNNNNNNNNNNNNNNNNNNNNNNNNNNNNNNNNNNNNNNNNNNNNNNNNNNNNNNNNNNNNNNNNNNNNNNNNNNNNNNNNNNNNNNNNNNNNNNNNNNNNNNNNNNNNNNNNNNNNNNNNNNNNNNNNNNNNNNNNNNNNNNNNNNNNNNNNNNNNNNNNNNNNNNNNNNNNNNNNNNNNNNNNNNNNNNNNNNNNNNNNNNNNNNNNNNNNNNNNNNNNNNNNNNNNNNNNNNNNNNNNNNNNNNNNNNNNNNNNNNNNNNNNNNNNNNNNNNNNNNNNNNNNNNNNNNNNNNNNNNNNNNNNNNNNNNNNNNNNNNNNNNNNNNNNNNNNNNNNNNNNNNNNNNNNNNNNNNNNNNNNNNNNNNNNNNNNNNNNNNNNNNNNNNNNNNNNNNNNNNNNNNNNNNNNNNNNNNNNNNNNNNNNNNNNNNNNNNNNNNNNNNNNNNNNNNNNNNNNNNNNNNNNNNNNNNNNNNNNNNNNNNNNNNNNNNNNNNNNNNNNNNNNNNNNNNNNNNNNNNNNNNNNNNNNNNNNNNNNNNNNNNNNNNNNNNNNNNNNNNNNNNNNNNNNNNNNNNNNNNNNNNNNNNNNNNNNNNNNNNNNNNNNNNNNNNNNNNNNNNNNNNNNNNNNNNNNNNNNNNNNNNNNNNNNNNNNNNNNNNNNNNNNNNNNNNNNNNNNNNNNNNNNNNNNNNNNNNNNNNNNNNNNNNNNNNNNNNNNNNNNNNNNNNNNNNNNNNNNNNNNNNNNNNNNNNNNNNNNNNNNNNNNNNNNNNNNNNNNNNNNNNNNNNNNNNNNNNNNNNNNNNNNNNNNNNNNNNNNNNNNNNNNNNNNNNNNNNNNNNNNNNNNNNNNNNNNNNNNNNNNNNNNNNNNNNNNNNNNNNNNNCCCTGCCCTCCATCCTTCCCCCACAGGTCCCCtgccctccttccttcccccacagctccctcaaagctccccacagctcccctgccctccatccttcccccacagctccctcaaagctccccacagctcccctgccctccatccttcccccacagctcccctgctctcccatccttcccccacagctccctcaaagctccccacagctcccctgccctccacagctccccacagctccccacagctcccctgccctccttccttcccccacagctccctcaaagctccccacagctccctcaaaGCTACCTCACACCTTCCCTGCCCTCcacagctccccacagctcccctgccctccatccttcccccacagctccctcaaaGCTCCCCACAACTCCCTCACACCTTCCTGCACAccttccctgccctccatccctcccccaGAGCCGCCCCCACTCACTCTCGTGGCTCTTCATGGCGTACACATCCACGGAGGGGTCGAACTCGCCGGGCCCGAAGAAGCGGGGGTAGTTGAGGAGGTTGCCGGGGCTGTCGGGGGGGGTCCCGTAGGAGGAGATGGGGTTCCCCCCCAGCCCGTCGTTCTCGCACTCCTCGTCCTCTGCCCGCTCCTccacctccatctcctcctgctcGGCCCGGTCCACGTCGTGGATGCCCACCAGCAGGCTGTAATCCATGATCTTCAGCTGGGCTAAAAACTgggagaaaggagggagggagaaggttGGGAATGCTCGGCCCTGCCCCGTGGTGCCTCTCCCCAGGCACGGCTGGAGGGGAGAGCTCCAGGGGAGCTGTGTCGCCCTGAGaactcagcttctgagcctGCTGCCGTGGTTTcctaaagactttcccaggagagtgactgtaaacatagatatgtgtaaattctttctgttaaatgtcttgtgatgggcagctctcatggccagtgcagtgagaaagtgttatcctgaccatccaatctggccatggtcacaagcctataaatcctgggaggaaaaataaactttctcttcctttcaccacacctggACCTGTGTCTGTGATCTGTTCATCTTCAGCAGCGACAGAGCTGCAGATGCAGCAACAGAGGCCCCCAGCAGatgcaggaaggagctgtgcagcCCCTGAGGAGCTGAGGATGAGGTGatgggacacagagcagggctgtccccCAGGAAACTCACCTCCACGTCCCgcttcagcttctccaggaaGTTCTTTTTGCTGTCTTCTCCAACGTGCAGCTTCTGACCCTCATTCAAGAAGTCGTTGTCCTTGAAGGTTGGGAGATCCTTGGCCTGTAAGGAAAAGCCTGAGGTCAAActggccaggctgctgccaggggagggGTGGGTTAGGGGGCTTTTTGGGCTGCCCAAAATCCACCGAGGATGGAAAGGGCattggcagagcacagggattGTCAGGGAATCCATGGGCTCAGCTGGATCCTGTCTGCT
This genomic stretch from Parus major isolate Abel unplaced genomic scaffold, Parus_major1.1 Scaffold335, whole genome shotgun sequence harbors:
- the PIP4K2B gene encoding phosphatidylinositol 5-phosphate 4-kinase type-2 beta, producing the protein MGLALLPRGFCGADPASWSCSGGLYGGLYGASPTAEGRGSSRQPPLAVCVAQNSVTRSAPVNSDSQGRCGARFLTTYDRRFVIKAVSSEDVAEMHNILKKYHQFLYQGSTVSREASDKEKAKDLPTFKDNDFLNEGQKLHVGEDSKKNFLEKLKRDVEFLAQLKIMDYSLLVGIHDVDRAEQEEMEVEERAEDEECENDGLGGNPISSYGTPPDSPGNLLNYPRFFGPGEFDPSVDVYAMKSHESEWGRLWGRDGGQGRCAGRCEGVVGSFEGAELEGK